The proteins below are encoded in one region of Sulfolobus sp. A20:
- a CDS encoding glycosylated S-layer protein, SlaB: protein MKSVYLLSSLILISIVALVSVGAYTSGNVTFYSPSVNDQQYLVGKTITIDAVVPTQFAGDAATINFFFPNSTLAATIPTSVNGTGGIYVPNAYTFPNVLGIWTITVEVAGGVAVGSINVNVTTPAVAPIILTVQNLAMYENSLPQYIALVNGIVTATVMQNGTVNLIGYVYNTSVAMPLSGASISLTLTIPSVGTKTFTATTASNGSFLISFTVPALSSSISLVSSYLISGSMTVSYGVHTVTYQVLITAIPNYISIINLLSGQVNTLKGEIASLNSTISTLKDEIGTLNGSLSGLSSQISTLNSKIASLNSTISSLESEVSTLNSEYSTLSSTVSTLKSEIATLNGNISTLNSEVSSLEGKVSGLTTIAYGGIIAGIIGLIVAIVAIVLVMRRIS, encoded by the coding sequence ATGAAAAGTGTATATCTTTTAAGTTCCCTAATCTTAATTTCAATTGTAGCATTGGTTTCAGTAGGCGCATATACATCTGGAAACGTTACGTTCTACAGCCCTAGCGTTAATGATCAGCAGTACTTGGTAGGGAAGACTATTACGATAGATGCAGTAGTTCCTACTCAATTTGCCGGAGATGCGGCAACTATTAATTTCTTCTTCCCTAACTCTACTCTAGCAGCTACTATACCTACTAGTGTTAATGGTACTGGTGGAATATACGTGCCTAATGCTTATACATTCCCTAATGTACTAGGAATATGGACTATAACTGTGGAAGTGGCTGGTGGAGTGGCTGTAGGAAGTATTAATGTAAATGTCACTACTCCAGCTGTAGCTCCAATAATACTGACCGTACAAAACTTAGCGATGTACGAGAATAGCCTTCCTCAGTATATTGCTCTAGTTAATGGTATTGTAACAGCAACAGTAATGCAAAACGGTACAGTTAATTTGATAGGTTATGTGTATAATACTTCAGTAGCAATGCCTTTATCTGGTGCAAGTATATCATTAACACTTACAATTCCAAGTGTGGGGACTAAGACATTTACTGCAACTACTGCGTCGAATGGGTCTTTCTTAATAAGTTTCACAGTACCTGCTCTATCAAGTAGTATATCGTTAGTGTCGTCCTACTTAATAAGCGGAAGTATGACGGTTAGTTATGGAGTACACACTGTTACTTATCAAGTATTAATAACCGCTATACCTAACTATATATCAATTATCAACTTGCTGAGTGGTCAAGTAAATACTCTAAAAGGTGAGATTGCTTCTCTTAACTCTACAATATCCACACTAAAAGATGAGATTGGCACATTGAATGGTAGCTTGTCCGGCTTAAGTTCACAAATTTCAACACTTAACAGTAAGATTGCTTCTCTTAACTCTACAATATCTTCATTAGAGTCGGAAGTTAGTACGCTAAACTCTGAGTATAGTACTTTATCCTCTACAGTTTCAACGTTAAAGTCAGAGATAGCTACACTAAATGGTAATATAAGCACGCTAAATAGTGAGGTTAGTTCACTAGAAGGAAAGGTAAGCGGTTTAACGACTATTGCCTATGGTGGAATAATAGCTGGTATAATTGGGCTAATAGTAGCAATAGTGGCTATAGTCTTAGTGATGAGAAGAATAAGTTAA
- a CDS encoding glycosylated S-layer protein, SlaA, with protein MNKTLGLILASVFLISTLGIIPSLMLTTEAAIPSSNPASPTYTVPKVIQLPNTSTSYINLFFNIYSNSTVAKVAQAFDYGLADNYTAEAITFTVSVKGGPTGTFKLNQNDFQFTYFYYNNASVAIVLSPTGSSTTPSTGTEAVSTFEINSLGVISNLYNYLNKTVYLNGTINVLSLNYIIYQAVGNMGYTSLASLPAGSTIQISYAGYTYTITVVHIVTYPGQLVNPIEVAGVIPNPGYVQAVGRSNITIGVYDPAITTGTTPFNFTLTYTSQAPAVIEWFVVANATNASSNAYNKDVTANFYAPKFVGSFLPMNNSIVYEPSSQTPFLQFNGNLNVTAHENVTGTLQSGTNIYVGELNVTPPGHYYFSGELNTIFNGFLYTNGSATLRANIFNGTIFFFLPHTGVKENFTFFITPVVPINLTSNISAPISSLIVDNGMNFYVGFPSLIVAFTITANFTTSGGNYLLYGSVNEYELNSSSISNIIKYNVYNFSFFNTYLQSALSSPLVHFFNFGEATTTILGTSLSFNVLMPLKFIVMQLGYIFLVIFHIWGPSATVTVTGVDYKGDKIVAGNFRAYIALPTYYTTPPSSIDYLTCDNQYTLVQIKDAGSVLDTIQNNVMFNNPSTIGPWDKVSSPPLASYYAAGLHVAIYNGTKLKFNTTVGPLPNATTTPVSFTISLQGQVVPFTYSTIPSGVYPIAFKFEPGTSYMVTTNLITNSSVPEYVVTVYVPLQYLLNTKIVIFYVSPDFATLFYYNTTGQFHTSNVTISFANVTPQLVMPSVFPVGKLYMPFGVNDSYYEFYSSISLGPINGIIELNENGFNVGNITAIQVMLPSGVTESIILSPTNVSKLLVTTTLGELSQCSPVFEGTVFNITALAALLGLPTVSALNGSYLMVTYHDTISGAYVTGKTLLTVGAFYVTAPVVPGSVEWILTAHYINATTGVPVEISYAIVQQPEATVVDLNAANISTTSLVSIPIVNVMITSKYATAQVMYNPSNASTIVYMDGMFVASYKGNLLPTLTETGVQTGKFFGPVVNLYVAQGSLSSPNGTMYVVLGSNKVAIGTANLYTYAGYHFGPYTALPLSSNVTFTVQDPVTHGTVSGTTTLGAFNNTPIRISPLGVTITPSATNKVFYYYTSPLVLSPTSQYIVIQVTSTITYSYPFYIETVVFLGSNVTTGTPVPGTPAFQTVYSPTLGPGVVLQVPIQTYQVVSLSTPSEPHTVVMFAVPFAGGPAISLYPSFLVYTNVTAISS; from the coding sequence ATGAATAAGACCCTAGGTCTAATCCTAGCTTCCGTATTCCTTATATCTACTTTAGGTATAATACCAAGTTTAATGCTAACAACAGAAGCAGCAATTCCTTCAAGTAACCCAGCATCACCTACATACACAGTTCCTAAAGTCATTCAGTTACCTAATACTAGCACATCTTACATTAATCTATTCTTTAATATATACTCTAACAGCACAGTAGCCAAAGTAGCTCAAGCTTTTGATTATGGTCTTGCAGATAATTACACAGCTGAAGCCATAACGTTTACAGTAAGTGTTAAAGGTGGACCTACAGGCACGTTTAAATTAAATCAAAATGACTTCCAATTTACTTACTTTTATTATAACAATGCATCAGTTGCTATAGTACTAAGTCCTACCGGTTCATCCACTACTCCATCTACTGGTACAGAAGCAGTTAGCACATTTGAGATAAATAGTTTAGGTGTAATTAGTAATTTATATAATTATCTGAACAAAACTGTATATCTTAATGGAACTATAAACGTACTCAGTCTAAATTACATAATATATCAAGCTGTGGGTAATATGGGTTATACGAGTCTAGCTTCGTTACCAGCAGGTTCTACTATACAAATATCATATGCTGGATATACTTACACTATTACTGTAGTCCATATAGTTACATATCCTGGACAATTAGTAAACCCAATTGAGGTTGCTGGAGTTATTCCAAACCCAGGTTATGTACAAGCAGTGGGTAGAAGTAACATTACTATAGGTGTCTATGATCCTGCAATAACTACTGGTACTACACCATTTAACTTTACATTAACTTATACGTCACAAGCCCCAGCAGTGATAGAATGGTTTGTAGTAGCTAATGCAACCAATGCGTCCTCTAACGCTTATAATAAAGATGTCACAGCTAACTTCTACGCACCAAAATTTGTAGGATCATTCTTGCCAATGAACAACTCAATTGTATACGAACCATCTAGCCAGACACCCTTCTTACAATTCAACGGCAATTTGAATGTTACAGCACATGAAAACGTTACTGGTACTTTACAGTCTGGAACTAACATCTATGTAGGAGAGTTAAACGTTACCCCACCCGGTCACTATTATTTCAGTGGAGAATTAAACACAATATTTAATGGGTTCTTGTACACTAATGGTAGTGCTACTTTGAGAGCAAACATCTTCAACGGTACTATATTCTTCTTCTTGCCACATACAGGTGTTAAAGAAAACTTTACGTTCTTCATAACTCCAGTGGTACCGATTAACCTAACTTCTAATATAAGTGCTCCGATATCTTCGTTAATAGTGGATAATGGAATGAACTTCTACGTAGGATTCCCGTCATTAATTGTAGCGTTTACAATAACTGCTAACTTCACCACGTCAGGCGGGAACTATCTACTATATGGATCAGTCAATGAATACGAACTAAATTCATCTAGTATTAGTAATATTATTAAATATAATGTTTACAACTTCTCATTCTTCAACACCTACTTACAATCAGCTTTATCCTCACCTCTTGTTCACTTCTTCAACTTTGGTGAGGCTACTACTACTATCCTAGGGACTTCCTTATCATTTAACGTATTGATGCCACTAAAGTTCATAGTGATGCAATTAGGATACATCTTCTTGGTAATATTCCATATATGGGGACCATCCGCAACTGTAACAGTAACTGGTGTTGACTATAAAGGCGATAAGATTGTAGCAGGTAACTTCAGAGCTTATATAGCATTACCGACGTATTACACAACACCGCCATCCTCAATTGATTACCTAACTTGTGATAATCAGTATACACTAGTCCAGATTAAAGATGCCGGTTCAGTGCTTGATACTATACAGAATAACGTTATGTTTAATAACCCTAGCACGATAGGACCATGGGATAAGGTGAGCTCTCCGCCTTTAGCGTCTTATTATGCCGCAGGTCTGCACGTGGCAATATACAACGGTACGAAGCTAAAGTTTAATACTACTGTCGGACCATTACCTAATGCTACAACAACTCCAGTATCGTTTACGATAAGCCTACAAGGACAAGTCGTGCCATTCACATATTCAACTATACCATCTGGCGTTTATCCAATAGCGTTTAAGTTTGAGCCAGGGACCAGCTATATGGTAACTACTAATTTAATAACCAATTCATCTGTACCAGAGTACGTCGTGACCGTATACGTACCATTACAATACTTGCTAAATACTAAGATAGTAATATTCTATGTAAGCCCAGACTTCGCAACACTATTCTACTATAACACAACTGGTCAATTCCACACGTCTAATGTGACGATTAGTTTCGCTAATGTCACACCACAGCTCGTAATGCCATCTGTATTCCCAGTAGGAAAGTTATATATGCCATTTGGAGTTAATGATTCCTATTATGAGTTTTACTCAAGTATATCCTTAGGACCAATAAACGGAATAATAGAACTTAATGAGAATGGATTCAATGTTGGAAATATAACAGCTATACAAGTCATGCTTCCGAGCGGTGTAACTGAGTCTATAATACTGAGCCCAACAAACGTCAGTAAGTTATTAGTAACTACAACTTTAGGAGAGTTATCGCAATGTAGCCCAGTATTTGAAGGAACAGTATTCAATATTACAGCTTTAGCTGCATTATTAGGATTACCTACTGTAAGCGCTTTGAACGGGAGTTACTTAATGGTTACTTATCACGATACTATAAGTGGGGCTTATGTCACTGGCAAGACTCTATTAACTGTTGGAGCTTTCTATGTAACTGCACCTGTTGTACCTGGATCTGTTGAGTGGATATTAACTGCTCACTACATTAACGCGACTACGGGTGTACCAGTGGAGATAAGTTATGCTATAGTGCAACAGCCAGAAGCTACTGTAGTTGATTTGAACGCTGCTAACATATCTACAACTAGCTTAGTAAGTATACCTATAGTCAACGTGATGATAACTAGTAAATACGCTACTGCTCAAGTAATGTACAATCCATCTAACGCAAGTACTATAGTTTACATGGATGGCATGTTTGTAGCAAGCTATAAGGGTAACCTATTACCTACATTAACTGAAACTGGAGTTCAGACCGGGAAGTTCTTCGGACCAGTAGTTAACCTATACGTAGCCCAAGGATCATTAAGTAGTCCTAATGGGACAATGTATGTAGTATTAGGATCCAATAAGGTAGCAATAGGTACTGCTAACTTGTACACTTACGCTGGATATCACTTTGGACCATACACTGCTTTACCATTATCATCTAATGTGACTTTCACGGTTCAAGATCCAGTCACTCATGGAACTGTAAGTGGAACGACTACTTTAGGTGCATTTAACAATACTCCAATAAGGATATCACCATTAGGTGTAACTATTACTCCGTCTGCAACTAACAAGGTGTTCTATTACTATACTTCACCATTAGTGTTAAGTCCAACTAGCCAGTATATAGTGATACAAGTAACGAGTACAATAACATACTCCTATCCATTCTATATAGAGACTGTAGTATTCTTAGGATCTAATGTGACTACTGGGACACCAGTACCAGGTACTCCAGCGTTCCAGACAGTATACTCACCAACTTTAGGACCTGGTGTAGTATTGCAAGTGCCAATACAGACATATCAGGTAGTAAGTCTATCAACTCCAAGTGAGCCTCATACTGTAGTAATGTTTGCAGTACCATTTGCTGGTGGACCTGCAATATCATTATACCCATCATTCCTGGTGTATACTAACGTGACGGCAATATCAAGTTAA
- a CDS encoding DUF5678 domain-containing protein, translated as MIDMLVINDVKLVGKYVAIRGDEILGFSEDKGKLIEEMKRKGYKRKDFSILYVKYKA; from the coding sequence ATGATAGATATGCTGGTAATTAATGATGTTAAGCTTGTTGGTAAGTATGTTGCTATTAGGGGTGATGAGATCTTAGGCTTTTCAGAGGATAAGGGGAAATTAATAGAGGAAATGAAAAGAAAAGGTTATAAAAGAAAGGATTTCTCAATATTGTATGTCAAATATAAAGCCTAA
- a CDS encoding DUF5678 domain-containing protein, whose product MEELSINDVKLVGKYVAIRGDEILGFSEDKGKLIEEMKRKGVDILSYSIVYIPARIRFEYINFYGNKVPIIDVKILCNRDNEMYNVKALLSPFFKNFVDRSLAEECYLKNKIHLSIGVVEREVEADIVDLSGYEFPILPELIISYTLFKNVCFYSEFVEITI is encoded by the coding sequence ATGGAAGAGTTATCAATTAATGATGTTAAGCTTGTTGGTAAGTATGTTGCTATTAGGGGTGATGAGATCTTAGGCTTTTCAGAGGATAAGGGGAAATTAATAGAGGAAATGAAAAGAAAAGGGGTAGATATTTTAAGTTATTCAATAGTTTATATTCCAGCAAGGATTAGATTTGAGTACATAAACTTTTACGGTAACAAAGTGCCGATTATTGATGTAAAAATTTTATGTAATCGTGACAATGAAATGTATAATGTTAAAGCATTACTCTCTCCTTTTTTCAAAAACTTTGTAGATAGATCTTTAGCTGAGGAATGTTATTTGAAAAATAAAATACATCTATCTATAGGTGTAGTAGAGAGAGAAGTAGAAGCTGATATAGTAGATCTAAGTGGATACGAGTTCCCAATATTGCCCGAGTTAATAATTAGTTATACGCTTTTCAAAAACGTATGTTTTTATAGTGAATTCGTTGAAATTACAATATGA
- a CDS encoding helix-turn-helix domain-containing protein, whose amino-acid sequence MSKQEDVFSYYVIDTIGKRIAGDIVWSKDSATSLRKWRELFGISQGEIAREMGIKPSVIADYERSRRQAGSEFIRRYVSALISIDSKRGYKVIKDLSKMFGINYPFIVDMGDFSYPKSIDEIIRAVDGVLINSYVTDKKVYGYLVTDSIKAIISLSGMEFYQALSLMVNKVVVFTKVSSGRSPMIALKVAPIKPPIVVFHRPVNLDPLALELSESENMTVIVSTKAHEEDLVKGLKSLLVET is encoded by the coding sequence ATGTCTAAGCAAGAAGATGTTTTTAGCTATTATGTTATCGATACTATTGGGAAAAGAATAGCTGGGGATATAGTTTGGAGTAAGGATAGTGCAACGTCGTTGAGAAAATGGAGAGAATTGTTTGGGATTTCTCAGGGAGAAATTGCTAGAGAGATGGGTATTAAGCCTTCTGTAATAGCGGATTATGAAAGAAGTAGGAGGCAGGCGGGAAGTGAGTTTATCAGACGTTACGTTTCAGCCTTAATCTCAATAGACTCGAAGAGGGGGTATAAAGTGATAAAGGATTTATCCAAAATGTTTGGTATAAATTATCCGTTCATAGTCGATATGGGGGACTTCTCCTATCCTAAAAGCATAGATGAAATAATTAGGGCTGTGGACGGGGTTCTCATTAACTCTTACGTTACCGATAAGAAGGTTTATGGTTATTTAGTAACTGACAGTATTAAGGCTATTATAAGTCTAAGCGGAATGGAGTTTTATCAAGCTTTATCATTAATGGTTAACAAGGTCGTTGTCTTCACGAAAGTGAGTAGTGGTAGGTCACCTATGATAGCTCTAAAAGTTGCTCCTATTAAACCACCTATCGTGGTCTTTCATAGACCGGTTAATCTAGATCCCTTAGCCTTAGAACTGAGCGAGAGCGAAAATATGACTGTCATAGTCTCTACTAAGGCCCATGAGGAGGATTTAGTTAAGGGTTTGAAGTCTCTCCTTGTAGAAACATGA
- a CDS encoding nascent polypeptide-associated complex protein, translating to MAKIKPSDLKKMERMGIKTEQIDAIRVIIETPDKNIIIENPTVAKTSFMGTSAILVMGENIREEVKKVEQQTSIREEDVRFIMEQTGKSENEAREALVKANGDIAKAIMFLQGETSNP from the coding sequence ATGGCTAAGATTAAGCCATCTGACTTGAAAAAAATGGAAAGAATGGGAATAAAGACTGAACAAATAGACGCTATTAGAGTAATAATAGAAACCCCCGACAAGAACATTATAATAGAGAATCCTACAGTAGCTAAAACTAGTTTCATGGGAACTTCAGCAATTTTAGTAATGGGAGAGAATATAAGAGAAGAAGTCAAAAAAGTGGAACAACAAACGTCTATAAGAGAAGAAGATGTGAGATTCATAATGGAGCAAACTGGAAAAAGCGAAAATGAGGCAAGAGAAGCCCTAGTCAAGGCTAATGGAGATATAGCTAAAGCAATCATGTTTCTACAAGGAGAGACTTCAAACCCTTAA
- a CDS encoding MBL fold metallo-hydrolase has product MDYFLKILGGGREVGRSAIEVSNSDYSVVMDYGVNFDEKDNPNFPLQETPSKVKGFIVSHAHLDHVGALPIYQLGSLNTKIYGTVITRVITEIMLKDFLKLSGPKVPFEWVEVRKAMDNFMAVGYNEEFELEGLKVILSDAGHIPGSAIVKVVSEKGNVAFTGDINLTETKLMRPADLNALRDANVLITESTYGRFNHPTRKSVEDEFYEKVLEVVENGGTVLVPAFSLARSQEVLCVLAERDFPYPVYYDGMSREITELMLGFREYLNKPDLLKKVYDKFNYVKGWDDRHRAWKESGVIVASAGMLKGGPAVYYFKKLAENPKNGIFLVSYQAINTPGRKLLETGKFDEYSPLLKARFEIFDFSSHAGKDQLLEIVKASNNLEKVVLVHGSYDNQQHLADLIKEKTGVEVIIPENGQEIKLF; this is encoded by the coding sequence ATGGATTACTTTCTGAAAATATTAGGTGGAGGAAGAGAAGTAGGAAGATCGGCGATTGAAGTAAGTAATAGTGACTACAGTGTAGTAATGGATTATGGTGTTAACTTTGATGAAAAGGATAATCCAAATTTTCCTTTACAAGAGACTCCTAGTAAGGTAAAAGGTTTCATTGTCTCTCACGCTCACTTAGATCACGTGGGTGCTCTTCCAATATATCAATTAGGCTCTCTAAACACTAAGATATATGGTACTGTTATAACCAGAGTTATAACAGAAATCATGTTAAAGGACTTTCTAAAATTATCGGGACCTAAAGTTCCATTTGAGTGGGTTGAGGTTAGAAAAGCTATGGACAACTTCATGGCAGTTGGGTATAATGAAGAGTTTGAGTTGGAGGGATTAAAAGTTATTTTATCTGATGCTGGGCATATACCCGGATCTGCAATCGTAAAAGTAGTTTCTGAGAAAGGAAATGTTGCTTTTACTGGTGATATAAACTTAACGGAAACTAAACTGATGAGACCAGCTGACCTTAATGCATTAAGGGATGCTAATGTCTTAATTACTGAGTCAACTTATGGAAGGTTCAATCACCCTACGAGGAAGAGCGTAGAGGACGAGTTCTATGAGAAGGTATTAGAAGTAGTTGAGAATGGAGGTACTGTTCTAGTTCCAGCTTTTAGTTTGGCTAGAAGTCAAGAAGTTTTATGCGTATTAGCTGAAAGGGATTTTCCATATCCAGTCTATTATGATGGAATGTCTAGGGAGATAACTGAGTTAATGCTAGGCTTTAGAGAGTACTTGAATAAACCAGATCTGTTAAAGAAGGTTTACGATAAATTTAATTACGTTAAAGGGTGGGATGATAGGCATAGAGCGTGGAAGGAAAGTGGAGTGATAGTAGCTAGTGCAGGCATGTTAAAGGGCGGTCCAGCAGTATATTATTTTAAAAAATTAGCTGAAAATCCTAAAAACGGTATTTTCCTAGTAAGTTATCAAGCAATAAATACACCAGGTAGGAAGTTGCTAGAAACTGGTAAGTTTGATGAATATTCTCCATTACTTAAAGCTAGATTTGAAATATTTGATTTCTCAAGTCATGCGGGCAAAGATCAATTGCTGGAAATCGTTAAAGCTTCTAACAACTTAGAAAAGGTTGTACTAGTTCATGGTTCTTATGATAATCAACAACACTTAGCAGACTTAATAAAAGAGAAAACCGGAGTTGAAGTTATTATTCCTGAAAATGGACAAGAAATTAAGTTGTTTTAA
- a CDS encoding threonyl-tRNA synthetase editing domain-containing protein produces MIILFIHASNFEFNVKERAIESAEEPKISSLKVENTLVCFTTVEKGDDSEIVKLAVKNILDVLEKVKAESVVIYPYAHLSSNLAEPKVAIKILEELESSLNVKTFRAPFGWYKAFSISCYGHPLSELSRRIRKVEEVEKSEELKYCEKFGFPNSAEATFMKRAMIGYLRNTFKPIYEVENEEDVEEGVMSVIYKYVEGGRVLPCINENPRLLVIYGGVKELDLPKEFKDSKNSIRIWWIDNNRTYIDVNRLIYYIILDSVNKTQPPTLPDWLSPIHVRILPVKKDFLNYATNLAERLSAKGVRVDVDDLEDGLGNKIRRAGTEWIPYTVIIGEREVKTNSLTVKIRVRNEQRSMTEEELVREIKDEVMQRQNVPLLYSKRGKIIGSGRG; encoded by the coding sequence ATGATCATACTATTTATCCATGCGTCTAACTTCGAGTTTAATGTAAAGGAAAGAGCTATAGAAAGTGCTGAGGAACCAAAAATATCATCTTTGAAAGTTGAAAATACGTTAGTTTGTTTCACTACTGTGGAAAAAGGAGATGATTCTGAAATTGTGAAATTAGCCGTGAAAAATATTTTAGACGTTCTAGAGAAAGTTAAAGCTGAGTCCGTAGTAATTTACCCTTACGCGCACTTATCTTCAAACTTAGCTGAACCTAAAGTTGCTATAAAAATTCTAGAGGAACTAGAGTCTTCTTTAAACGTTAAGACCTTCAGAGCACCTTTTGGATGGTATAAGGCTTTTTCAATAAGCTGTTATGGTCATCCATTGAGTGAATTATCAAGAAGGATAAGAAAGGTAGAGGAAGTGGAAAAGAGTGAGGAATTAAAGTATTGTGAAAAATTCGGATTTCCCAATTCGGCAGAGGCTACTTTCATGAAAAGGGCTATGATCGGTTATCTTAGAAATACGTTTAAACCGATTTATGAGGTGGAAAATGAAGAAGACGTAGAAGAAGGAGTTATGAGCGTAATATATAAATATGTTGAGGGAGGAAGAGTCTTACCTTGCATAAATGAGAATCCGCGTTTATTGGTGATTTATGGTGGTGTTAAAGAATTAGATCTTCCGAAGGAATTCAAGGATAGTAAAAATTCCATAAGAATATGGTGGATTGATAACAATAGGACTTATATCGACGTAAATAGGCTTATATACTACATAATTCTAGATAGCGTTAATAAAACCCAACCCCCCACATTACCAGATTGGTTAAGTCCAATACATGTGAGGATATTGCCGGTTAAGAAGGATTTCTTGAACTACGCAACAAATTTGGCTGAAAGATTATCAGCTAAGGGGGTAAGAGTTGACGTAGATGACCTAGAAGATGGTTTGGGTAATAAGATTAGAAGGGCTGGTACTGAGTGGATACCTTATACAGTGATCATAGGGGAGAGGGAAGTAAAGACTAATTCTCTCACGGTTAAGATTAGGGTTAGGAATGAGCAAAGGAGCATGACTGAAGAAGAGTTAGTTAGGGAAATAAAGGATGAAGTTATGCAAAGGCAAAACGTTCCTCTCTTGTACTCAAAGAGGGGGAAAATTATTGGTAGTGGTAGAGGCTAA
- the mvk gene encoding mevalonate kinase encodes MVEAKVPLKLTLFGEHAVVYNKPAIAMTISESLTVRVSDNDKFVLVSPSLHVRGVKVDLNEMKVESDEAKKVLRYVIEVLNYFEMKKPARIEIDSTVEPSVGLGTSAGVIVGTVSAYSKFLNIDLSKDEIAHISHEIELRVQGIASRMDTYTETYGGLIYFPEGSNGYEIIRGNVSITAGYIRRSMTTADVLWRVRRIREYDRQLFDSIISAIGELVDRAKLLIMEGGNEDELGLLMYVNHGLLFSLGITSPEVDEIVSRARQLGIKGCKVSGGGAGGSIICIKSNEAEVLLKSYNAKIINTSPVNRGVTITVIN; translated from the coding sequence GTGGTAGAGGCTAAAGTTCCGCTAAAGCTGACACTTTTTGGTGAACACGCTGTAGTATATAATAAACCAGCAATAGCTATGACTATCTCTGAGAGCTTGACTGTAAGGGTTAGCGATAATGACAAGTTCGTCTTAGTCTCACCGTCTTTGCACGTGAGGGGAGTTAAGGTCGACTTAAATGAAATGAAAGTGGAGAGCGATGAAGCTAAGAAAGTGTTAAGGTATGTGATCGAGGTCTTAAATTATTTTGAGATGAAGAAACCAGCTAGGATAGAGATAGATTCCACAGTAGAACCATCAGTGGGTTTAGGAACTAGTGCTGGGGTAATAGTCGGTACTGTTTCCGCGTACTCTAAGTTCCTAAATATAGACTTGAGTAAAGACGAAATAGCACATATTTCTCATGAAATAGAGCTAAGAGTTCAAGGTATTGCAAGTAGGATGGATACTTATACTGAAACTTATGGAGGGCTGATTTATTTCCCTGAGGGGAGCAATGGATATGAGATAATAAGAGGAAATGTTAGCATTACAGCTGGATATATTAGGAGAAGTATGACTACTGCTGACGTATTGTGGAGAGTCAGAAGGATTAGAGAATATGATAGACAATTATTTGATTCAATAATTAGTGCCATAGGCGAACTAGTAGATAGGGCTAAGCTGTTAATTATGGAGGGAGGCAATGAAGACGAATTAGGTCTATTAATGTATGTAAATCATGGATTGTTATTCTCTTTAGGAATTACTTCTCCAGAAGTAGATGAAATAGTCTCTAGGGCTAGACAGTTAGGTATAAAGGGATGTAAGGTTAGCGGAGGAGGTGCTGGGGGGAGTATAATCTGTATAAAGTCTAATGAAGCTGAGGTCTTGCTAAAGAGTTATAATGCAAAAATTATCAACACTTCCCCAGTGAATAGAGGAGTAACGATTACAGTAATCAATTAG